TTTAATATCCTGATTGGGTACTAAAATGGTAGTTCGATTGGCTTATCAATTATAACttaaggacgactcacgttagaccgggccgtgtccgtaccggagcttccggcgcttacttttctatgacatgacagacgatcacgtgatgctttccatagaaaacgatgcgccggaagctacgggtcggacacggcccggtctaacgtgagtcatcctttaatctgTCTGGTTTTGTCCAAATATGACAGACGATATTAGTCAGTAAATTGACCGATCGAACTGTTATTTGCTATTTGATAAATTTAGGAAATACGTAGTGGttttgtttccttttttttttgtcgGTGTGGGAATGCTGTTACGCATCATCCCCCTGACCTGAGGTGGGCCCATTTTGGGGGGCCCGGCTCTTCCCATTGAGaaacagggggggggggggagcatatacccactaaacccacacCGGCGTTTCCCAGAATATGCCGTTTGGCGAGGCGTCCTGGGATCGCGAACATTCTACCACGACAGTGGTTTAGTTACCTTATATCAGTTAAACTACGATGGTGGTAAGTTAAGCTCAGTTTTTATATCCCAGACATTAAAAAGGACAGATTGGGACAATCAGTTATTTTAGTATCTGAGGTTAAAAACAAGGTTAAGTTTACAGCGATGCTTATATTACTGACTAGCGACCcgtcccggcttcgcacgggttaacaaattatacacttaaccCTTCCTCAAGAAGGAGAGGAGGAGGagactctattgataggtaaaaaccgcatgaaattccgttcagtagtttttgagtttatcacgaacttacaaacacacaaacaagcaGACGCGGTGAGTAacattgttttataaggtgggTGAAGTGATGGCTCTAGAGGTGCATCCATTTACCAGTTAGCGAAAGACTTGCTAATTTGCTCTCGTGTATTACGCGCGTGCAGTGCGTGAAAGAATCTCAGATGGCGCGCTAACGGTGCATTCGTTAAATGGGTATGCACCTGACGCGCCTTTATGGTTTACTTGGTTTATTTACACCAAAGATACTTACATTGATTGAGTAAGATGCGTAAAATATAAGACAATTTCGTGTctcgaatttgacaggtaaacgagATGGCATGTACAGCGCCATACATTTTGCAGTAACTCTGATAGTCAAAAGTTGCGTTTGACAATTAAGTGACCGCAAAATATATGGCGTGGCGTAGTACagcgtacagcgccatctgttttggtAGTCAAATTAAGGGACGCGTTTTTtgttctatctatctatcaatATAGCGAATGCCCAACAACTTTGTttatgaatgaaaatatttttaaacgtcCGGCATGTACTTACCCATTTTTTCTTAGTCATATTTTCCAAAATAGGCTTATttcatgattttaattttttgctgtTTCTATATGTCAAAAGGAAAGTACAATTTAAGCATGTTACCAACACACTGACCTAGTAAATTTCTAAAAGCAGTAATTTTGAAGACCACAAAAGCAGTGTGACAAAGGGGACGGACTCCGGTTTGACACAAAACGAGCCGCAAAACAACTTATTGTTATAAATACCAGCTACTGAGAGGTAATATCAGAGATTATCTATAAAGTAGCACGTACACTTGAAATGCAAATCTGTGGAAGAAAAGGCCCTGATTTATTTGCATGACAAAAATCATTAAACCCAATATCGGAATAATGATTGAAACGATTTCTCAAACTTCCGCACCCTATAATTTGCAAACACGAAATCCGCCGACCGCGTAAAAAAGTCGTAACTACAATATGGAATCCAAGGGCGCTTACAGCGTTTTTCTTTTGAGAGCTAAAGTGCATCGGCACGGGAGTAAATGCTCCGCAGACGGGGAGGGGCGCGGGGCGGAGCATGCACGGCAGTCGCATCGTGGCCGCGCGGCAGGTCGCACGTGTTTCGCGTTATGGTGTCCGTAGGGCCGTGGCGGCGCCGCGCGCCGGACGACGACGACCGGTCGGAGCCCGGGGCCTCCAGCTCCGGCGTGCCGCGCGCCCCGCCGAACTGCGCGCGCTGCCGCAACCACCGGCTCAAAGTGGAGCTGAAAGGGCATAAGCGGTATTGCAAGTACCGGTACTGTAACTGCGAGAAGTGTAGACTGACGGCGGATAGGCAGAGGGTGATGGCGCTGCAGACAGCGTTGAGGCGCGCTCAGGCCCAGGACGAGGCCAGGGCGCGGGCGTCGGACGCGGGGCTCCATCCTCCAGGGATCGAGCTAGATAGGCCAGAGCCTCCTGTGGTGAAAGCGCCGAGGAGTCCCGTGatcccgccgccgccgcctcgttCCATGGGATCGGCGAGCTGCGACTCGGTCCCGGGATCGCCCGGGGTATCGCCGTACGCGCCGCACCCGCCGTCCGCTCCGCCTCCGCCGATGCCGCCGCTCCCGCCTCCGCAACCAGGtaaactgggctataaccgcgaacatcgaagttcgcaaattgcgggaatttttctctgtcactctaattacgccttcattggagtacaagagaaagatcccctcaatttgcgaatttcggttttgacggtagcccctctgaactTTTATTTCACAACCTAAACCGAAAATCGTAGTTCAAGACCAAATAAAGTAGGAATGTTGCCACGGCAATaaattgtaaaatagtaaattcctttttttataaataaacacgctaagataatttatttaatggtaattttactcatacaatttaaaaaaagtactttatttacttatttttacataaatacaagacgcgctagtaaaaagtggcaacattctcttactttttttggtcttgaacttcgattttcagtttaattcaaaataagtgtacctaataaaaacATAGAGCTgcgaaaaaaaaactagtttaaaAACTTTGAATAATAAAACGATAGAGTTACAAGTTCCGATTTCCTATTGGAACTAGATTGGAATTCGGAACATCTTAAGCTGGGTTGGTGACGTAAGCCAATACATAATATTCTTAAGAGGAAAAGGGACGGCCGTTTCTCCATACCAACGTACccagtccccattttcctctctggatattgacataatggaaaatatttttacataattcgatatattaaccatagctatgcccctacgtttgacttttatcgatttttagtgttccgtacaaaactttgtttacggaacacttatgggatcacttcggtcttgtttgaTAAGTATTTGTAAAAATTACGACCGAAAAACAGATTTCActcgattttttaaatgttcctaactcgtataataattaaaaattaaacgtagcatagctgtggttgatatacaacagcttgtatcaaaatattttcaataatgttaatatccagagaggaacgAGAGGATTACGTTTGTATAAATGGCGATTTCGCGCGGGTCGCGGGCCCTCCACTTTCATCTTAATGTGTAACATAATATATGAACCGCGATGCGAAACAACCGGACCGGTTTAAAAATATCGTATATCTAATAAAACAATATCGGATCATGTAACAGTTATTTCTCTTCTTATCGGACCACCACAGTTCAATATTCTGTGTATAACACTTATAACCACGaaaatttttctctgtcactctaattacgccttcattggagtaaaagagaaataacatcgcaatttgcgaatttcgattttcgtggtAGGCCCTCCGGTCCAGATATCGAAACAAGTGATAATCTGTGATATTTCTAcgtgtaaaaataattaattaataattacaaatgcattttatacgagtatatatttcaataagtacatacttaaatccataattaataaaatcaggCGTTACATTAcggaaatccatattattaagtacatatctaattaaaaacaaaactatttgctaatccgcgaatcaattctatagttcgttttttagcattagaaaaaaaacgTGATCTTgccgtgtcttttaattgaaaaacgctttttaaaaatcactaattattacttatgaaagcaaaagactgtaaataatcgtatatgattcataattgttacttacatatttgccgtgacttatttttcaacaaAATTACGTCAAGATtgattaccttttttctaaagctaaaaaacgGAACTACAATAATCAATGAGTGCTAACtcgttataggtaggtatattacagGATTAGGTCGGTACttatttacttgcgtatttttgcATGCATAAGTCATAAATGTTCGAAAATAAATACACAATTAAAATGCATTAgcaataagtaatatttttgtttattttttacccATACTTTTTACCTAATCAATATAAGTGATTTAGGCTTGAAAACAGCCAGCCAGACATACTGTGACGAttatatagttatttgtacaacaagagatcaaagtttgatatttcttcgagtgcttattttgagtcccgtgcaagcgaaagattctataatagattcacgagcgtagcgagtataATAGATTCACGGCACCACActtaaaataagttattttttaaataatttcaaatgGTGTAACATATCTACGTCacctttaataaaaaaacgtacgaatgtcctttttagggttccgtaccaaaagggtaaaaacgggaccctattactaaaactccgctgtccgtctgtccatctgtccgtccgtctgtctgtaacacatgaaccgtgatagctagacaattgaaattttcacagacgatgtatttctgttgccgctataacaacaagtactaaaaacaaaataaaataaatattaaatatttaagtactcGTAACATTTCGAAGCCCatcttattttgtttaattgATGTGTTCAAAACTTGCtaataactaaattaaattagcaAATTTCTAACTGTTTGTTGgtacattcgacgtcaaagttttatttttcgaCTTATTActaaggagtaaggtgcaacaTTACTCCGAGGGTGCAACCTACCTGTGTCAGGgctcatacataataaataataacaaactcGTCAAAATCAGTCTGTAGAAATTAAATAGATAACGGTTTCAAAAAGTATTTACACATTTTTGGGACCGTGCTtaaccgggatatgaaccgtgattaccttttatGGGGCTAAGACCTGAGTAtatatggttttaatttcaatattttcaccCGTACCTTCACGCGTACCCGAATCAAAGGATttttgacagacagacggacggacaataAAGTGATCCTTTAAGGAGTATAAGGTTTGCgtttttattttcctttttaggtacggaaccttaattAACGAACTGTCTGTATAACATTTAATGTAGTTTAATGtaactggcgcatactccaccgacaagagccatgctcttaaattttGATGATGGTGAATGTTTCTTACAGCTAAGTTAAAATACAACTTTAAAAATGTGGTtaatcaaaatttaatttaattccgATTTTAGAGTTAACTTATATTCAAAAATTAAAACTCCTGACGAAATAATAACAGCGTCAGACTCTGGCCAGAAAGAGTAAAATATGATACCTAAATTCATAAAGTAAAATACCTCTCTCACAGGTCAGCATCTATCTCGTGGTGATAATAgactacatacatatttacctatttttatttttactgctccgaacaactgacaggctgatatcgtccgacgaacctggtaatctgtgggcccctttacatatAAATGTATGTATGGGACTATATTTATTTTGGTACCTACACTAAGTACATGACGCTACTTAGCATAATAATGGAGGTTTCACCGCATTAATAAGTTATAGTCAAtgatttattagtgcatacgtacttaatatacatacttaaaaaaaacataattaaataactaacctacaaaacttaaactatatctaaaaataaataaaactaaacttaaaataaaagattataaaatatccacctgcggcatggtgccgtagatgctggcagcatttcctcgctgtatcgcaatacttattctttgcgcgaggaagctgccagatcTACGGTCACCAGTGGCGTCAGCTAATCTTTTTGATAGGTCCTTAAAAAGGCTAGACGCGTtcggaccccacgggccaagggtctcgaCACCAAAAGGTACGAAATTGTATTCGGGGCCGAGACCCCTATATttggtcttttttaattttgtatgtatgtatgtataaactctttattgtacaaaacacagaTCACAAATTTATGgtacaggataggcagtacaaaggcgaacttatccctttaggggatacaaataataatattaaacttAGAATTTCGTCGATTAAAATCGACGTCGTTCACCCagatataaaatattgaaatgaccCACCAAGGACGCTTATCTTCGCTTACTTAGTGATAAATGTGGCCAAACTTATCTGCACGACCTGCCTTATTGACTCCTGAGTTGAGCCGCGCGATATCAGAACGagtacaatttaatttatttcgaatactttgtatttatttactatatttaCGGTATTTTACGCGATTAAATATTTACACGAGTCGGGGCGAGTCTGCACAGTCATTGCGGTgacagtcatcatcatcatgttcCCCGCGTTTTACCGGGCCCGGAACCGGTTTATTTAAACCCCAAAATAAcccaataattttaattattttatgctctctacgtaggactgaatcatgtatttaggtaacaacttcgtattattagattatcTCATTCAAAGTGatataataaaccaaagaataaaaaataacatacctaataataccggtattttttatatgaagaAAATACCGGTTTCGAGCTTTCGTaccggctttttgccacggctcatgggagcctgacgTCCGCTTGGAAACTCCCAAGAAATTGCATAGGCGCTAGCTTTCACGAAAGCTACtgctatctgaccttccaacccagaggggaaactaggcattactgtgattagtccggtttcctcacgatgttttccttcactgaaaagctggtaaatatcaaatgatacatCGTAAATTACTATTATCGTCATTAATGATGTATACATTTCGAGTATTAGATAATTCGAAAATATGGTTATTTCGATGTTTTTTCAAAAAACCGGTTTCGATCCATGACCTTACCTTCCTCTAGAATCActatattgataggtgaaaatcaCATGATAATCCGTTCAGTaattttcgagtttatcgcgaatataCAGACATACAGATGTCGCGGGGGATTTAGTTTTACTAGCACTAGgtttgactagcacgttattattTCGCGGATTAACAAACCACTTAATATTTGTTTTCGATTCTGTGCGGAacgagaagagtcgtgaaatgtatgggctgGGATTACAttccacgattcttctctttccgcacagactctaacaaaACATTGAAAAGATTCTTAAAATTGTCTAATAGTtggacatcgtaaattttatagcattttcggtgcagcggagtggtgttaaagGAATTAACATAAACAATTtaaaccctaatgattaatttgcGTTATTTACGTTAATATTAGCCTTAGTTTACcgtttcagttggaattatctacactgagagaaaaatcatcaccaagaattaaaaaacagttctgtactgggggaaaaaatgaagttttagtaataattatggacgtttcactatttctgtaaagtttatttatttctacaaacagctcagtaatcccaaatataatttcaacaaacagataatagaaattgcaagaactaatagaaattgcaaaagtctatttgttcctattagttaactctccttatccctggattaagtttatttttgtaattctaagtgtatttttgttgtacttttctctcagtgtatataACAAttactccgctgcaccaaaaatgctatcaAATTTACTATGTCTGCTAATAGTAGATGGCAACAAGAACATACAAACCTTGACGTACATAAATGTGACTTGTATACAATGAATGTAATAATCAATTACACTGCACTGATAAGAGAAGATAAGATAAAGTGTTGCATGAGCAAGGAGCTGACAAAGATGACATGGACAAGGACGGAGTTCATCTCTGTTGCTTTCACTCTatatattagttttttttaaatttcaaattaagtaactttcttAAAGAAACCGGTATTCTAATTAACGCCGTTTTGGAGATAAtcaacgatttatttttatctgaTAAGGCCTCTACGAGTGTACACGACACTTGTGTTCGGgcctatttatttacatattgattagtg
Above is a window of Cydia fagiglandana chromosome 18, ilCydFagi1.1, whole genome shotgun sequence DNA encoding:
- the LOC134673250 gene encoding protein doublesex-like isoform X1, producing the protein MVSVGPWRRRAPDDDDRSEPGASSSGVPRAPPNCARCRNHRLKVELKGHKRYCKYRYCNCEKCRLTADRQRVMALQTALRRAQAQDEARARASDAGLHPPGIELDRPEPPVVKAPRSPVIPPPPPRSMGSASCDSVPGSPGVSPYAPHPPSAPPPPMPPLPPPQPVALDSLVENCHKLLEKFHYSWEMMPLVLVILNYAGSDLEEASRKIDEASWVVHQWRLYERSLCSLLELQARKESFCCSPRYVLSREYAPHLPVPLMRSPPPAHL
- the LOC134673250 gene encoding protein doublesex-like isoform X2; this translates as MVSVGPWRRRAPDDDDRSEPGASSSGVPRAPPNCARCRNHRLKVELKGHKRYCKYRYCNCEKCRLTADRQRVMALQTALRRAQAQDEARARASDAGLHPPGIELDRPEPPVVKAPRSPVIPPPPPRSMGSASCDSVPGSPGVSPYAPHPPSAPPPPMPPLPPPQPVALDSLVENCHKLLEKFHYSWEMMPLVLVILNYAGSDLEEASRKIDEGKMIINDYARKHNLNIFDGLELRNSTRHSISDGDEKRPPQPKQVSNDRTKVEKFEI